TTTGCCGCGAAGTTCAGGCCGCACATACAAATCTTCGAGATAGATGCCGCAGCGGCCGCGGAAGGTCGAAAAATTATAGAACCAGAGTGCAAGCCCAGCCGCCTCGCCGTTCCATTCGGCGATGTCGCAAAACGCGCGCGGCTTTTCGCCGAAAAGTTCGCGGTCGATCATCTCTTCCGTCGCGTCCACCTCGTGCAGCAGCTTCTCGTAGACGGCGAGTTCGCGCACAAGGCCAAGAACTAGCCCGGCCTCACCTGGCCGGGCGGGACGGATGGAAAGGCTCACACCGCCACCGGCGCTTTAATGGCGGGATGCGGATCGTAATTTTCGATGGCGATGTCTTCGAATTTGAACGCGAAGAGATCTTTCACCGCCGGATTGAGCTTCAGCTGCGGCAGCGGCCGCGGCGTGCGGGAGAGTTGCTCGCGGGCCTGATCGAGATGATTGAGATAAAGATGCGTGTCGCCGAAGCTATGAACGAACGTGCCGGGCTTTAACCCTGTCACCTGCGCCATCATGTGCGTGAGCAGCGCATAGGACGCGATGTTGAACGGCACGCCGAGAAACAGATCGGCCGAACGCTGATAGAGCTGGCACGAAAGCTTGCCGTCGGCGACGTAGAACTGAAACAGGCAATGACACGGCGCGAGCGCCATCTTGTCGAGATCGGCCGGGTTCCAGGCGGTCACGATCATGCGCCGCGAATTCGGATTGCTTTTAATCTCGTGCAGCACCTGCGCGATCTGATCGATGGTCTGGCCGTCCGGCGCCGCCCAGGAGCGCCATTGCTTGCCGTAGACAGGACCGAGATCGCCGTTCTCGTCCATCCACTCGTCCCAGATGGTGACGCCGTTGTCGTGCAGATAGCGGACATTGGTATCGCCGGCGAGGAACCACAGCAGTTCATGGATGATCGACCGCAAATGGACTTTCTTGGTCGTGACCAGCGGGAAGCCTTCGCTGAGGTCGAACCGCAGCTGCGCCCCGAACACCGACAATATTCCGGTGCCGGTGCGGTCGCCCTTGCGAACGCCCTCCGCCAAAATCCGCTGCATCAGGTCGAGATAGGCCTGCATTCGAAATCCTTCCGGCCTCGAATATAGCGATGCGATCGCCCGATTCCGACCTTTTGACCCCGTTTCTGAACAGAAAGTCAGACCTTGCGTTCAGACCGGGTTCAGCCCCCTCCGAATAAAAGGAAAGTCCAAGCAGGGCTAGGACTTAAGGAGGAGGATATTATGCGTAAGATTCTTGCAGGCGCGCTGGTTGCGACGACGCTCGGCCTCGGGCTCGCGGCGGTTGCGGCGCCCGCCCCGGCGAGCGCCCAGGGCATCGTCATCACCCCGAACGGCATCCGCATCTATCCCGGCGACAAGGATTACGACCGCTGGGACCGCCGCTACCGCCGCAATGTCGACCGCGGCGACGCCATCTTCATCGCCCGCCGCAACGGCGTCGGCGAAGTCCGCCGCGTGACCCACAATCGCGGCGACTGGGTGGTCATCGGCGATGCCCGCCGCGGCCCCGGCTTTCTGCGAGTGCGGATCGACGACCGCACCGGCCGGGTGATCCAGGTGAGCCGCGTGGTTCGCTATTAAAGAGAAGTGCGTCGGGCGCGTCTGTTCTGCGACGCGTGGCTGACGTGTGAAGGGGCGGGAGCGCAAGCTCCCGCCTTTTTCTTTGGACCCGTCAGACGACGAGCCCGGCGCAGGCGATGGTGTTGAAGACCGCGTGGATGAGGATCGGCGCATAGATGCCGCCGGTCTTCTCGCGCAGCCAGCCGAGCAGGAACGCCGATGGCAGGACGATGAGAGCGTAGAGCCCCGTCGGCTCGAAATGCATGGCGGCGAACAGAACCGAGCTGAGAACGAGCGCCCAGGCAAAGCCCCAGCGTTCGCGAACGGCGGTAAAAACAAACCCGCGGAAGACAAGTTCTTCGGCGAGCGGCGCGCCGATGACGGCGGCGATGATCGATAGAATGAGCGCCGTGTTTTCAGGCAGCGCCGCCGTGTTCTCGCTCGGCAGCGCGCCGAGTTCGGCGACGACCGGAAAGGTCGAGCTCAGCCAGAACTCGAAGCAAACCGTCAGCGCCACGCAGACGGCGGCAATGAGGAGCGGCCGCAGCGGGAACGCTCCGCCGATGGCAAGGATGCGCCGGACATTGCCGCGCAGGGCTGAAATGCCGAGGATCATGGCGATGGTGAACGGCGCCGACAGCACCATCACCAGAGCTTCGATCCGCTGGCCGGCGGCACCCGTGAGTTCAGCGCCAGTCTGTTCAAAAAAGGCGGCAGGTCCGTTCGGATCGAGATTTGCGGCGACACCCACCGCGGCAATGGCGGCGATAAACGTCGCCAACAGGGTGGCGAGCGGGCCGACAATCAGAGCCGTGACGGGACCGAAACTGCGGGTGAAGTCCGGGGCCGCCGGGCGGTAGCCCATATCGATCGCAAGACTCATTGAAAAAGCTCCTGTTTCACCCCTGCAGGAGCTTGGTCGCCCCAAGCCCATAAAACGTTCAAATGTGAGGGAAACTCCCTCCTTCAGCCTTTGCTTTGAGGGGTTTCAGAACCTATATTCAAAGGTGCCGGCTTCGGCCGGCTATGGTGATAAACGGCCTTCGTAATAAGCCATTCGGACCCGGGGGCAGTACCCGGCGCCTCCACCAGAACCCATCCGTGCGGTGGGCTGTGGCGGGGGCGAAACAGGATCGACGAGGGTGTAAAAGTTGCGCTTTTGCCCGGCATTGTACCGCCGTTACAGGGCTAACTTATAGTTGCCAACGACAACTATGCTCCGGTGGCCGTCGCTGCGTAATGCAGTGCCGGTATCGGTATTAAAGTCCTGATTGGCTAGCACCTTTTAGGCGGGGTTCGGAGGCACCTGGCAACAGAAGCCTCCACTTTCGTTTTGCTTCGGCCTGCCCGGGGCATTGCAAAGGACTATCGGACAAGGGTATCGCGGCAGGGCATGACGACCGACCTCATCCGTTACGATCTTCTGGCGCAGGAAGCGCTCCGCGGCGTCGTGCGCCGCGTGCTCGAAGATGTGATGCGCACCGGCGTTCCGGGCGAGCACCATTTCTACATCTCCTTCAACACGGAATATCCGGGCGTGAAAATCTCGCCGCGCCTGCGCGAGAAATATCCCGAGGAGATGACCGTCATATTGCAGCATCAGTTCTGGGATCTTGTGGTCAGCGAGCACGGCTTTGAAGTCGGCCTGTCCTTCTCCAACGTTCCGGAAAAACTGTATGTACCTTTCGACGCTATCACCGGCTTCTTCGATCCGTCGGTGAAATTCGGTCTGAAATTCGAGCCGCTGAGCCAGCAGGCCGAAGACAAACCGGCAAAGCCCGCAGCTCCCGCTTCGCGCGATGTGCCGCGCGGCGCCGCATCCGAACCCGAGATTTCTCCGCCAAGCCGCCGCAAGACCGACAAGGCGCCCAAGGACGAAAAGATTGCCGCCGGTGAAGACGCCACCGACGACAAGGGGGCTGAAATCGTCAGCCTCGATAAATTCCGCAAAAAATAACGCCGCTGCTGGAGGGCGGTCCATATGTCCAAGACGCGTAGCGAGACGGATACGTTCGGCCCCATCAATGTCGCCGACGACCGCTATTGGGGCGCCCAGGCGCAGCGCTCTCTCGGCAATTTCAAGATCGGCTGGGAAAAGCAGCCTCTGCCCGTCGTGCGCGCGCTCGGCATCGTCAAGCGCGCCGCCGCCGAAGTGAATATGGATCTCGGCCGGCTCGACCCCAAAGTCGGCAAGGCTGTCGTCGATGCGGCCCAGGAAGTCATCGAGGGCAAGCTCGACGACCATTTCCCGCTCGTTGTCTGGCAGACGGGCTCCGGCACGCAATCGAACATGAATGCCAACGAGGTCATCTCGAACCGCGCCATTGAAATGCTCGGTGGCGAGAAGGGCTCGAAGAAGCCGGTTCATCCGAACGACCACGTCAATATGAGTCAGTCCTCGAACGACACCTACCCCACGGCGATGCACATCGCCTGCGCGGAAGAGATCGTTCACCGCCTCATCCCTGCCCTACAGACGCTGCGCAATGCGCTGAACGATAAGGCGCAGAAATGGCAGAAGATCATCAAGATCGGCCGCACCCACACGCAGGATGCGACGCCGCTGACGCTCGGCCAGGAATTCTCCGGCTATACCCAGCAGGTGCAGAACGGCATTGAGCGCATCGAGCAGACGCTGCCGAAGCTGATGCAGCTCGCCCAGGGCGGCACCGCGGTGGGCACCGGGCTCAACGCGCCGAAGGGTTTCGACAAGGCGGTCGCCGACAAGATCGCGTCGATCACCAAACTGCCCTTCACCACCGCGCCGAACAAATTCGAAGCGCTGGCCGCGCACGATGCCATGGTGTTCTCGCACGGCGCGATCAACACAGTCGCCGCGAGCCTCTTCAAGATCGCCAACGATATCCGCTTCTTGGGTTCGGGTCCGCGCTCGGGTCTCGGCGAACTCTCGCTGCCGGAAAACGAACCGGGCTCCTCGATCATGCCGGGCAAGGTGAACCCGACGCAGTCCGAAGCCCTGACGCAGGTCTGCGTGCAGATTTTCGGCAATCACGCCGCGATCACCTTCGCCGGCAGCCAGGGCCATTTCGAACTGAACGTCTTCAACCCGGTGATGGCCTATAATTTCCTGCAATCGGTGCGCCTGATGGCGGACGCCGCCGTCTCGTTCACCGAGAACTGCGTGACCGGCATCGAACCGCGCGAAGACAATATCAAGGCGGCGCTCGACCGTTCGCTGATGCTCGTCACGGCGCTCGCGCCGAAGATCGGCTATGACAATGCGGCCAAGATCGCCAAAACCGCGCACAAGAACGGCACGACGCTCCGCGAGGAAGCCGTCGGCGGCGGCTATGTCACCGACAAGGAATTCGACGAAGTGGTGCGCCCCGAAAAGATGATCGGTCCCGATTGATGGCCGACATCGTCAATCTCAACCGCTTCCGCAAGGACAAAGAGCGCGCTGAGAAGGCCGCCAAAGCGGTGGAGAACCGTGCGGCGCACGGGCGCACGAAGGCTTCCAAAACGGCCGACACAGCGCGCGAGAAAAAGGCGAAGACCAAACTCGATCAGCACCGTCTCGACAAAGACGAGACGTGACGGTGATAACGTGACGGGCGGTGTCATCAAACGCTCGATCGAGATCGCCGGCCACCGGACTTCGGTGACGCTCGAAGACGCTTTCTGGAACGGGTTGCGCGATATTGCGACGGCACGCGGGTCAAGCGTGCGTAGCCTTGTGGCCGAGATCGACGCCGGGCGCGGCGAACACAATCTGTCTTCGGCGGTCCGGCTGTTTGTGCTCGCTTATTATCGCGACGAGGCTTCCGGCACGACGGGCCGCCGCAAGAAATCGAGCGGCGACTGAGATTTTGTGCTGCCGCTGCGCGGCGGCACCTCGGCCTTCGACCCTTTCGGCATCGTATCGACCGGCGGCGGCAGATCGCCGAGCGGAATATCGCCGGTCGCTTCGCGAATGGCTTTCAGGCGCGCCGCCTCTTCCTGTTCGACTTTCAGGCGCTGTTCCTCGACAAGACGCCGCGCTTCCTCTTCGGCCGCCTTCTTCTCGCGCTCGCGGCGCTCGACTTCCATCTGCTCGACCCGCTTGATCTCGCGCTCGACGGCGCGCACGGCAAGCGCATTGGCAAAGGCGGTCGTTTCGGTGCTGCGCACCGGCGCGCCCCAGGCGCCCGACAAAGTGATATCGGCCGGGGGAATTTCGGCGTCGGGAATATCGCTCAGAACTTTCGGCCGCATCACGAGTTCCGCGGCGATCTGGCGGGCGGCGAGATCGAGCGTGCCGGAGGCGGTCGCGGTGACGAGGGGCGCGGTAATCGCCGCATTGCCGATGCGCACGACACCCGAAGCAATCGTGAAGGCCGATGAGATTTCCGAAACGTCGAGATTGGCCATGGCCAGTTCCTCGCCGAAACGGCGGCCGACATCGAGCGGATTGGGCGGCGTCGGCAGGTTTTCCGTGGCGATGAGCGTGCGCTCGAACGCGCCGGCATCGAGCGAGCTCAGTTCGGCATTTTTCAGCGTAAAGCTGCCGCTGCCGGTCAATCCCGAAACGACGCTCGCAATGTTCGGGCCCGAGCCCAGCATATCGGCGTTGAGATCGAGCGTGCCTTTTGCGGCGGGAGTCGATGCCCCGCCCCAGACGAACCGGTTAAGCGCAACGCCCTCGACGGCAAGACGCCCGGCCAGCGACAGATCCTCACCGCCGCGGCGGATGGCAAAGCTTGATTTCAGTGTTCCTTCGGTGAGCCTGGCTTCGGCGTCCTGAACGGCAAATTCGTTGCGGCCGAGAACGAGATTGAACTTCGCTGCCGTGCCGGTGATGCCGGGGGTGATTTCAAGCGCGTCGGTACGAACAGCAACGCGCCCCTCAAGACCCGACAACACACCGGGACCGGCCGCGCCTGTCGGCCAGCCGGCCGTGTCCGGTTCGTTCAGAGCGAGCGGGCCGAGCGCAAGGCCGGCAAGTTCCGAAATGCTGAGCGAGGCGATCTCGAGCGAGCCGCGCAGGCCCGATTTGCCGTAGCCGAGATCGCCCTTCAGCGCGCGGCCCTGAATGAGGCCGGCGAGGCGCGTGACATCGAACCCCTTCTCGCCATAGCCGACATCGCCGCCGATCGAGACGGGCAGCGTCGGCAGGCTTGCCGGCGGCGCGCGGCCGAAGAGAACCGCATAGCGCCCGGCATCGTCCAGAACGAGATCGAGACGGCCACCGAGTTCCTTGCCGTCCTTGTCTTCGGTCCGGCCCTTGAAGGAGAGCGTGTCGGCGGCGGCGGCAAGTTTGATATCGACCTCAGCGCCCTTGGCCGGATCGCCGTCGAGCATGGCTTCCAGCGTCGCCTGGCCGAAACTCTCAACCGCAATCGCCGGAAGGCCGAGCTGGCCGAAGAGGCGCGCGCCATCGGCCGCCGATGCGTTGAGTCGCGCCTTGACGATACCGGACAGCGCGAACTTCGTGCCCGCCGCATCGAACTCGATGGCGGTACCGCCGAGCGTGCCGGAAATC
Above is a window of Terrihabitans soli DNA encoding:
- a CDS encoding thymidylate synthase, with the protein product MQAYLDLMQRILAEGVRKGDRTGTGILSVFGAQLRFDLSEGFPLVTTKKVHLRSIIHELLWFLAGDTNVRYLHDNGVTIWDEWMDENGDLGPVYGKQWRSWAAPDGQTIDQIAQVLHEIKSNPNSRRMIVTAWNPADLDKMALAPCHCLFQFYVADGKLSCQLYQRSADLFLGVPFNIASYALLTHMMAQVTGLKPGTFVHSFGDTHLYLNHLDQAREQLSRTPRPLPQLKLNPAVKDLFAFKFEDIAIENYDPHPAIKAPVAV
- a CDS encoding ribbon-helix-helix domain-containing protein yields the protein MTGGVIKRSIEIAGHRTSVTLEDAFWNGLRDIATARGSSVRSLVAEIDAGRGEHNLSSAVRLFVLAYYRDEASGTTGRRKKSSGD
- a CDS encoding GNAT family N-acetyltransferase; the protein is MSLSIRPARPGEAGLVLGLVRELAVYEKLLHEVDATEEMIDRELFGEKPRAFCDIAEWNGEAAGLALWFYNFSTFRGRCGIYLEDLYVRPELRGKGIGKALLARLAQRCVEEGLTRFEWSVLDWNTPSIDFYKAMGAELKDEWTICRVSGDALEKLGSTRA
- a CDS encoding DUF4169 family protein — its product is MADIVNLNRFRKDKERAEKAAKAVENRAAHGRTKASKTADTAREKKAKTKLDQHRLDKDET
- a CDS encoding SspB family protein, whose translation is MTTDLIRYDLLAQEALRGVVRRVLEDVMRTGVPGEHHFYISFNTEYPGVKISPRLREKYPEEMTVILQHQFWDLVVSEHGFEVGLSFSNVPEKLYVPFDAITGFFDPSVKFGLKFEPLSQQAEDKPAKPAAPASRDVPRGAASEPEISPPSRRKTDKAPKDEKIAAGEDATDDKGAEIVSLDKFRKK
- a CDS encoding CPBP family intramembrane glutamic endopeptidase gives rise to the protein MSLAIDMGYRPAAPDFTRSFGPVTALIVGPLATLLATFIAAIAAVGVAANLDPNGPAAFFEQTGAELTGAAGQRIEALVMVLSAPFTIAMILGISALRGNVRRILAIGGAFPLRPLLIAAVCVALTVCFEFWLSSTFPVVAELGALPSENTAALPENTALILSIIAAVIGAPLAEELVFRGFVFTAVRERWGFAWALVLSSVLFAAMHFEPTGLYALIVLPSAFLLGWLREKTGGIYAPILIHAVFNTIACAGLVV
- the fumC gene encoding class II fumarate hydratase, with the translated sequence MSKTRSETDTFGPINVADDRYWGAQAQRSLGNFKIGWEKQPLPVVRALGIVKRAAAEVNMDLGRLDPKVGKAVVDAAQEVIEGKLDDHFPLVVWQTGSGTQSNMNANEVISNRAIEMLGGEKGSKKPVHPNDHVNMSQSSNDTYPTAMHIACAEEIVHRLIPALQTLRNALNDKAQKWQKIIKIGRTHTQDATPLTLGQEFSGYTQQVQNGIERIEQTLPKLMQLAQGGTAVGTGLNAPKGFDKAVADKIASITKLPFTTAPNKFEALAAHDAMVFSHGAINTVAASLFKIANDIRFLGSGPRSGLGELSLPENEPGSSIMPGKVNPTQSEALTQVCVQIFGNHAAITFAGSQGHFELNVFNPVMAYNFLQSVRLMADAAVSFTENCVTGIEPREDNIKAALDRSLMLVTALAPKIGYDNAAKIAKTAHKNGTTLREEAVGGGYVTDKEFDEVVRPEKMIGPD